The proteins below are encoded in one region of Corynebacterium sphenisci DSM 44792:
- a CDS encoding Pls/PosA family non-ribosomal peptide synthetase, which yields MTGRVPDRYLRSAAAPAPRTLIDVLRATAAAHPQAAALDDGTAALTYAELLAEVDATAAWLAGLGIGRGDRLGVRLPSGSRGLYIAILATMACGAAYVPVDADDPDARAELVFAEAGVAGWFGPGGLHLDPARRARPAAAGPAAPRGPEPGDDCWIIFTSGSTGRPKGVAVTHRSAAAFVDAEAGLFLADHPEGPLGVDDRVLAGLSVAFDASCEEMWLAWRHGACLVPAPRALVRSGVDLGPWLISRGITVVSTVPTLAGLWPAEALDGVRLLIVGGEACPPELVDRLAGGGRELWNTYGPTEATVVASAARLRPGGGTPIGLPLAGWDLAVVDDAGAPVAPGEVGELLIGGVGLARYLDPAKDAAAYAPAPELGWARAYRTGDQVRVGDRGLEFVGRIDDQVKIGGRRIELGEVAAQLSALPGVTQATVLVRRTGAGEPVLVGYLGAGGDAAAVDPGDCRRLLRARLPAALVPRLHVMAELPTRSSGKVDAEALPWPLPAAEDPAAADLDPVAAWLSGIWAEVLSVPPPGADADFFALGGTSLAAATVIARIRRAAPEAAVKDLYDHPRLGRLAEELAARGLVDPAADPAAAPAGPVREIAPVPRRTRRIQAAAMVPLQLIRALKWLAWLAVLDWAAGAAGAPLAVGVPGWLAALLAVAFLTPLGTMPATAAVTRALTRGIRAGEHPRGGAVHLRLWAAERLADASGARDLAGAPWMTLYARALGARVGRGVSLHALPPVTGLLTLGERCSVEPETDLSGYWVDGDVVHVGPIEIGAEARVGARCTLLPGARVGAGAHVEAGSCVDGARRVRAGARWAGSPARPVGRPKHRFPDAPAPRRRYWAPIYAGTALLLALVPVAALAVAAAILGRAALARPEPAAALGAALAWTPVAAIAAFAGYAALTAALVRLLSAGLRPGVHPVRSATGWRAWAVERLMDAARTDLFPLYASSGTRAWFRLLGARVGRGAEISTTVGLPRFMDIRREAFLADDTMVAGYELGGGWLLLGRTRVGRRAFLGNSAVAGPGRKLGRDCLVAVLSAVPRKAKAGTNWWGSPPERMRRVAAAPAGGGRARTYAPPPRLRAARAAIELLRLAAPAASLALATLTLAGLHAVLRAVAGAAGGGAGAVPAGLAAAWLVAPVALLAAGGAAVAVTVAVKRACVGVHRPGEHPLYSRYVWLDELQDTFVEVLAAPWYLNPATGTGGLNRALRALGADIGRGAWLESYWLPEADLCRIGEAATVGRGCVVQTHLFQDRVMSLDRVELAAGASLGPHSVALPASRVGAGASIGPGSLVMRGDRVPDGSRWAGNPIAPA from the coding sequence ATGACCGGCCGCGTACCGGACCGGTACCTGCGCTCGGCGGCGGCGCCCGCCCCGCGCACCCTGATCGACGTGCTGCGCGCCACCGCCGCGGCCCATCCGCAGGCCGCCGCCCTCGACGACGGCACCGCGGCGCTGACCTACGCGGAGCTGCTCGCCGAGGTGGACGCCACCGCGGCCTGGCTGGCCGGGCTGGGCATCGGCCGCGGGGATCGGCTGGGGGTGCGCCTGCCCTCGGGCTCGCGGGGGCTCTACATCGCGATCCTGGCCACCATGGCCTGCGGCGCCGCCTACGTGCCGGTGGACGCCGATGACCCGGACGCCCGCGCGGAGCTGGTCTTCGCCGAGGCCGGGGTGGCCGGCTGGTTCGGGCCCGGCGGCCTGCACCTGGATCCGGCGCGGCGGGCCCGCCCCGCGGCGGCCGGGCCCGCGGCGCCGCGGGGCCCGGAGCCCGGCGACGACTGCTGGATCATCTTCACCTCGGGCTCCACCGGCCGGCCCAAGGGGGTGGCGGTGACCCACCGCAGCGCCGCCGCCTTCGTCGACGCGGAGGCGGGGCTGTTCCTCGCGGATCATCCGGAGGGCCCGCTGGGCGTGGACGACCGGGTGCTCGCCGGGCTGTCCGTGGCCTTCGACGCCTCCTGCGAGGAGATGTGGCTGGCCTGGCGGCACGGCGCCTGCCTGGTGCCCGCCCCGCGGGCCCTGGTGCGCTCCGGGGTGGACCTGGGGCCGTGGCTGATCTCCCGGGGGATCACCGTGGTGTCCACGGTGCCCACCCTGGCCGGGCTGTGGCCGGCGGAGGCCCTCGACGGGGTGCGCCTGCTCATCGTCGGCGGGGAGGCCTGCCCGCCGGAGCTGGTGGACCGGCTCGCCGGCGGGGGCCGGGAGCTGTGGAACACCTACGGGCCCACCGAGGCCACCGTGGTGGCCTCCGCGGCCCGGCTGCGCCCCGGCGGCGGCACCCCCATCGGGCTGCCCCTGGCCGGCTGGGATCTCGCGGTGGTGGACGACGCCGGGGCCCCGGTGGCCCCCGGGGAGGTCGGCGAACTGCTGATCGGCGGGGTGGGCCTGGCCCGCTACCTGGACCCGGCGAAGGACGCCGCGGCCTACGCCCCGGCGCCGGAGCTGGGCTGGGCGCGGGCCTACCGCACCGGGGACCAGGTGCGGGTGGGCGACCGGGGCCTGGAGTTCGTGGGCCGGATCGACGACCAGGTCAAGATCGGCGGCCGCCGGATCGAGCTCGGCGAGGTCGCCGCGCAACTGTCCGCCCTGCCCGGGGTCACCCAGGCGACGGTGCTGGTCCGGCGCACCGGGGCCGGGGAGCCGGTGCTGGTGGGCTATCTCGGCGCCGGCGGGGACGCCGCCGCGGTGGACCCCGGCGACTGCCGGCGGCTGCTGCGCGCCCGGCTGCCCGCGGCGCTGGTGCCGCGGCTGCACGTCATGGCGGAGCTGCCCACCCGGTCCTCCGGGAAGGTCGACGCCGAGGCGCTGCCCTGGCCGCTGCCGGCGGCGGAGGACCCGGCGGCCGCGGATCTGGATCCGGTGGCGGCGTGGCTGTCCGGGATCTGGGCGGAGGTGCTGTCCGTGCCGCCGCCGGGGGCGGACGCGGACTTCTTCGCCCTCGGCGGCACCTCCCTGGCCGCGGCCACCGTGATCGCCCGGATCCGCCGGGCCGCCCCGGAGGCGGCGGTGAAGGACCTCTACGACCATCCCCGGCTGGGCCGGCTCGCCGAGGAGCTCGCCGCCCGGGGCCTGGTGGACCCGGCCGCGGACCCGGCGGCCGCCCCGGCCGGCCCGGTGCGCGAGATCGCCCCGGTGCCGCGGCGCACCCGCCGGATCCAGGCCGCGGCGATGGTGCCGCTGCAGCTCATCCGGGCGCTGAAGTGGCTGGCCTGGCTGGCGGTGCTGGACTGGGCCGCCGGCGCGGCCGGCGCCCCGCTGGCGGTGGGCGTGCCCGGCTGGCTGGCCGCGCTGCTCGCGGTGGCCTTCCTCACCCCGCTGGGCACCATGCCGGCCACCGCCGCGGTGACCCGGGCGCTCACCCGGGGCATCCGCGCCGGGGAGCACCCCCGCGGCGGGGCGGTGCACCTGCGGCTGTGGGCCGCCGAGCGCCTCGCCGACGCCTCCGGGGCCCGCGACCTCGCCGGGGCGCCGTGGATGACGCTCTACGCCCGGGCGCTGGGCGCCCGGGTGGGCCGCGGGGTGAGCCTGCACGCGCTGCCCCCGGTGACCGGGCTGCTCACCCTCGGGGAGCGCTGCTCGGTGGAGCCGGAGACGGATCTCTCCGGGTACTGGGTGGACGGCGACGTGGTGCACGTCGGCCCGATCGAGATCGGCGCCGAGGCCCGGGTCGGCGCCCGGTGCACCCTGCTGCCGGGGGCCCGGGTGGGCGCCGGCGCCCATGTGGAGGCCGGCTCCTGCGTGGACGGGGCGCGCCGGGTGCGCGCCGGGGCCCGCTGGGCGGGCTCCCCGGCCCGGCCGGTGGGCCGGCCCAAGCACCGCTTCCCGGACGCCCCGGCGCCGCGCCGGCGGTACTGGGCGCCGATCTACGCGGGCACCGCGCTGCTGCTGGCCCTGGTGCCGGTGGCCGCGCTGGCGGTGGCCGCGGCGATCCTGGGCCGGGCCGCGCTGGCCCGCCCGGAGCCGGCCGCCGCCCTCGGCGCGGCCCTGGCTTGGACCCCGGTGGCCGCGATCGCGGCCTTCGCCGGCTACGCCGCGCTCACCGCGGCGCTGGTGCGGCTGCTCTCCGCCGGGCTCCGCCCGGGGGTGCACCCGGTGCGCTCGGCGACCGGCTGGCGGGCCTGGGCGGTGGAGCGGCTGATGGACGCCGCGCGCACCGACCTGTTCCCGCTCTACGCCTCCAGCGGCACCCGGGCCTGGTTCCGGCTGCTCGGCGCCCGGGTGGGCCGGGGCGCGGAGATCTCCACCACGGTGGGGCTGCCCCGGTTCATGGACATCCGCCGGGAGGCCTTCCTCGCCGACGACACCATGGTCGCCGGCTACGAGCTCGGCGGCGGCTGGCTGCTGCTGGGCCGCACCCGGGTGGGCCGGCGGGCCTTCCTGGGCAATTCCGCGGTGGCCGGGCCGGGCCGCAAACTCGGCCGGGACTGCCTGGTGGCGGTGCTCTCCGCGGTGCCGCGCAAGGCCAAGGCGGGCACCAACTGGTGGGGCAGCCCCCCGGAGCGGATGCGCCGGGTCGCCGCCGCCCCCGCCGGCGGGGGCCGGGCGCGCACCTACGCCCCGCCGCCGCGGCTGCGCGCCGCCCGGGCGGCGATCGAGCTGCTCCGGCTGGCCGCGCCGGCGGCCTCCCTGGCCTTGGCCACGCTCACCCTGGCCGGGCTGCACGCGGTGCTGCGCGCCGTCGCCGGCGCCGCCGGCGGCGGCGCGGGCGCGGTGCCGGCGGGCCTGGCGGCGGCCTGGCTGGTCGCGCCGGTGGCGCTGCTCGCCGCCGGCGGGGCGGCGGTGGCGGTGACCGTGGCGGTGAAACGCGCCTGCGTGGGCGTGCACCGGCCCGGGGAGCATCCGCTGTACAGCCGCTACGTGTGGCTCGATGAGCTGCAGGACACCTTCGTGGAGGTGCTCGCCGCGCCCTGGTACCTCAACCCGGCCACCGGCACCGGCGGCCTCAACCGGGCGCTGCGCGCCCTCGGCGCGGACATCGGCCGCGGCGCCTGGCTGGAGAGCTACTGGCTGCCGGAGGCGGATCTGTGCCGGATCGGGGAGGCGGCGACGGTGGGCCGGGGCTGCGTGGTGCAGACCCACCTCTTCCAGGACCGGGTGATGAGCCTGGACCGGGTGGAGCTGGCCGCCGGGGCGAGCCTGGGCCCGCATTCGGTGGCGCTGCCGGCCTCCCGGGTGGGCGCCGGGGCGAGCATCGGCCCGGGCTCGCTGGTGATGCGCGGGGACCGGGTGCCCGACGGCAGCCGCTGGGCGGGCAACCCGATCGCCCCGGCCTGA
- a CDS encoding FMN-binding glutamate synthase family protein: MSPSPTGAGRGRIARRAAAALGAGVAALAVRDRYQPHHSILRNYPVIGHARYLLEAIRPEIRQYFIEGEDDGGPFTRDTRSLIYRRAKGVSAETAFGTRKDLYTAGYDHFLHSANPHEPIEAPVTVTVGAANAGADPAPGETFEAALLNISSMSFGALSGRAVRAMNAGAAAGGFLHETGEGGLTEHHLAHGADLIWEIGSGYFGCRTADGRLDEAEFARKAALPQVKGVLLKLSQGAKPGIGGVLPGRKVNAEIAAARGVPEGEDCVSPAAHPEFDSPAGLIAFLRRLKELAGGKPVGMKLCAGSRVEFLGICRAMREADFAPDWIAVDGAEGGTGAAPLEYEDHVGMPLKNGLMMVHNALVGAGLRDRVKIAASGKITSGADIVRAIALGADFTNAARAMMMATGCIQARRCNTNTCPVGVATQNPRLERAIVVPEKAARVRRYQEATIAGAKRLIASMGLDSFDELSPRHIVHRVPAGTGAPGDDVSYDRLYDWLAPGALLDGTAPAPWLEDWADARADAFGEPAARPGPAAAGLG, translated from the coding sequence ATGAGCCCCTCCCCCACCGGCGCCGGCCGCGGCCGGATCGCCCGGCGCGCCGCCGCCGCCCTCGGCGCCGGTGTCGCCGCGCTCGCGGTGCGCGACCGGTACCAGCCGCACCACTCCATCCTGCGCAACTACCCCGTGATCGGGCACGCCCGGTACCTGCTGGAGGCGATCCGCCCGGAGATCCGGCAGTACTTCATCGAGGGCGAGGACGACGGCGGGCCCTTCACCCGGGATACCCGCAGCCTCATCTACCGCCGGGCCAAGGGGGTCAGCGCGGAGACCGCCTTCGGCACCCGCAAGGACCTCTACACCGCCGGCTACGACCATTTCCTGCATTCGGCGAACCCGCATGAGCCGATCGAGGCCCCGGTGACGGTGACCGTGGGCGCCGCCAACGCCGGGGCCGACCCCGCCCCGGGGGAGACCTTCGAGGCGGCGCTGCTGAACATCTCCTCGATGAGCTTCGGGGCGCTGTCCGGCCGGGCGGTGCGGGCGATGAACGCCGGCGCCGCCGCCGGCGGCTTCCTGCACGAGACCGGGGAGGGCGGGCTCACCGAGCATCACCTGGCCCATGGCGCGGACCTGATCTGGGAGATCGGCTCCGGCTACTTCGGCTGCCGCACCGCCGACGGCCGCCTGGACGAGGCCGAATTCGCCCGCAAGGCGGCGCTGCCCCAGGTCAAGGGGGTGCTGCTGAAGCTCAGCCAGGGGGCCAAACCCGGGATCGGCGGGGTGCTGCCCGGCCGGAAGGTCAACGCCGAGATCGCCGCGGCCCGCGGGGTGCCCGAGGGCGAGGACTGCGTCTCCCCGGCGGCGCACCCCGAATTCGACTCCCCGGCCGGGCTCATCGCCTTCCTGCGCCGGTTGAAGGAGCTCGCCGGGGGCAAACCGGTGGGGATGAAGCTCTGCGCCGGCTCCCGGGTGGAGTTCCTGGGCATCTGCCGGGCCATGCGGGAGGCGGATTTCGCCCCGGACTGGATCGCCGTCGACGGCGCCGAGGGCGGCACCGGGGCCGCGCCCCTGGAGTACGAGGACCATGTCGGCATGCCCCTGAAGAACGGGCTGATGATGGTGCACAACGCCCTGGTCGGCGCGGGCCTGCGGGACCGGGTGAAGATCGCCGCCTCCGGCAAGATCACCTCCGGGGCGGATATCGTCCGGGCGATCGCGCTGGGCGCGGACTTCACCAACGCCGCCCGGGCGATGATGATGGCCACCGGCTGCATCCAGGCCCGGCGCTGCAACACGAACACCTGCCCGGTGGGGGTGGCCACCCAGAACCCGCGCCTGGAGCGGGCCATCGTGGTGCCGGAGAAGGCGGCGCGGGTGCGCCGCTACCAGGAGGCGACCATCGCCGGGGCGAAGCGGCTCATCGCCTCGATGGGCCTGGACTCCTTCGACGAGCTCAGCCCGCGCCATATCGTGCACCGGGTGCCCGCCGGCACCGGCGCCCCCGGCGACGACGTCTCCTACGACCGGCTCTACGACTGGCTGGCCCCGGGCGCGCTGCTCGACGGCACCGCCCCGGCGCCCTGGCTGGAGGACTGGGCCGACGCCCGGGCGGACGCCTTCGGCGAACCCGCGGCGCGGCCCGGACCGGCCGCCGCCGGCCTGGGCTGA
- the ppk2 gene encoding polyphosphate kinase 2 — MAEPKEEDFHIVDLAATEGYVVDDSDEDDPMLITPEGTPVDTWRDDYPYDERMTREEYERTKRRLQIELLKWQNWTKDTGQRHIILFEGRDAAGKGGTIKRFNEHLNPRGARTIALEKPSPRESTSWYFQRYIEHFPCGGEIVFFDRSWYNRSGVERVMGFCTESQHAEFLREVPMLENMILGSGISLTKLWFSVTQKEQRTRFAIRQVDPVRQWKLSPMDLASLDRWDDYTRAKEEQFRYTDTDESPWITIKSNDKKRARINAIRYVLSKFEYTGKDHEIVGKPDPLIVKRGRDQIGD; from the coding sequence ATGGCCGAACCCAAGGAAGAGGATTTCCACATCGTCGATCTGGCAGCCACGGAAGGCTACGTGGTCGATGACTCGGATGAGGATGATCCGATGCTGATCACCCCCGAGGGCACGCCCGTGGACACCTGGCGCGACGACTACCCCTACGACGAGCGGATGACTCGCGAGGAGTACGAGCGCACCAAGCGCCGGCTCCAGATCGAGCTGCTGAAGTGGCAGAACTGGACCAAGGACACCGGCCAGCGGCACATCATCCTCTTCGAGGGCCGCGACGCCGCCGGCAAGGGCGGCACCATCAAGCGCTTCAACGAGCACCTCAACCCCCGCGGCGCGCGCACCATCGCCCTGGAGAAGCCCTCCCCGCGGGAGTCGACCTCCTGGTACTTCCAGCGCTACATCGAGCACTTCCCCTGCGGCGGGGAGATCGTCTTCTTCGACCGCTCCTGGTACAACCGCTCCGGGGTGGAGCGGGTGATGGGCTTCTGCACCGAATCCCAGCACGCCGAGTTCCTCCGCGAGGTGCCGATGCTGGAGAACATGATCCTCGGCTCCGGGATCTCGCTCACCAAGCTGTGGTTCTCGGTGACCCAGAAGGAGCAGCGCACCCGCTTCGCGATCCGGCAGGTCGACCCGGTGCGGCAGTGGAAGCTCTCCCCGATGGACCTGGCCTCCCTGGACCGCTGGGACGACTACACCCGGGCCAAGGAGGAGCAGTTCCGCTACACCGACACCGACGAGTCGCCGTGGATCACGATCAAGTCCAATGACAAGAAGCGCGCCCGGATCAACGCGATCCGCTACGTGCTGTCCAAGTTCGAGTACACCGGCAAGGACCACGAGATCGTCGGCAAACCGGATCCGCTGATCGTCAAGCGCGGCCGCGACCAGATCGGGGACTGA
- the groL gene encoding chaperonin GroEL (60 kDa chaperone family; promotes refolding of misfolded polypeptides especially under stressful conditions; forms two stacked rings of heptamers to form a barrel-shaped 14mer; ends can be capped by GroES; misfolded proteins enter the barrel where they are refolded when GroES binds) — protein MAKIIAFDEEARRGLERGLNTLADAVKVTLGPKGRNVVLERKWGAPLITNDGVSIAREIDLEEPYEKIGAELVKEVAKKTDDVAGDGTTTATVLAQALVSEGLRNVAAGSNPMGIKRGIEAAVKAVTEELFTGAKEIETKEQIAATAGISAADPQIGELIATAMDKVGKEGVITVEEANTFGLDLELTEGMRFDKGYISGYFATDMERQEAVLEDPYILLVSGKISGIKDLLPLLEKVMQSGKPLLIIAEDVEGEALSTLVVNKIRGTFKSVAVKAPGFGDRRKAMLQDMAILTAGQVISEEVGLSLETADLPLLGRARKVVVTKDETTIVEGAGEQSAIEGRVNQIRAEIENSDSDYDKEKLQERLAKLAGGVAVIKAGAATEVELKERKHRIEDAVRNAKAAVEEGIVAGGGSALLQTAHVLDDELGLSGDEATGVRIVRAALAAPLRQIALNAGLEAGVVVEKVAGLDRGEGLNVATGEYVNLMEAGINDPVKVTRSALQNAASIAALFLTTEAVVADKPEPAAPAMPGGDEMAGMGGF, from the coding sequence ATGGCCAAGATCATTGCTTTCGACGAGGAGGCCCGCCGCGGCCTCGAGCGCGGCCTGAACACCCTGGCCGACGCCGTCAAGGTCACCCTCGGCCCCAAGGGCCGCAACGTCGTGCTGGAGCGCAAGTGGGGCGCCCCGCTGATCACCAACGACGGCGTGTCCATCGCCCGCGAGATCGATCTCGAGGAGCCCTACGAGAAGATCGGCGCCGAGCTGGTCAAGGAGGTCGCCAAGAAGACCGACGACGTCGCCGGCGACGGCACCACCACCGCCACCGTGCTGGCCCAGGCCCTGGTCAGCGAGGGCCTGCGCAACGTCGCCGCGGGCTCCAACCCGATGGGCATCAAGCGCGGCATCGAGGCCGCGGTCAAGGCCGTCACCGAGGAGCTGTTCACCGGCGCCAAGGAGATCGAGACCAAGGAGCAGATCGCCGCCACCGCCGGGATCTCCGCCGCCGACCCGCAGATCGGCGAGCTCATCGCCACCGCCATGGACAAGGTCGGCAAGGAGGGCGTGATCACCGTCGAGGAGGCCAACACCTTCGGCCTGGACCTCGAGCTCACCGAGGGCATGCGCTTCGACAAGGGCTACATCTCCGGCTACTTCGCCACCGACATGGAGCGCCAGGAGGCGGTCCTGGAGGACCCGTACATCCTGCTGGTCTCCGGCAAGATCTCCGGGATCAAGGACCTGCTGCCGCTGCTGGAGAAGGTCATGCAGTCCGGCAAGCCGCTGCTCATCATCGCCGAGGACGTCGAGGGCGAGGCCCTGTCCACCCTCGTGGTGAACAAGATCCGCGGCACCTTCAAGTCCGTCGCGGTCAAGGCCCCCGGCTTCGGCGACCGCCGCAAGGCGATGCTGCAGGACATGGCCATCCTCACCGCCGGCCAGGTCATCTCCGAGGAGGTCGGCCTGTCCCTGGAGACCGCCGATCTGCCGCTGCTCGGCCGCGCCCGCAAGGTCGTGGTCACCAAGGACGAGACCACCATCGTCGAGGGCGCCGGGGAGCAGTCCGCGATCGAGGGCCGGGTCAACCAGATCCGCGCCGAGATCGAGAACTCCGACTCCGACTACGACAAGGAGAAGCTCCAGGAGCGGCTGGCCAAGCTCGCCGGCGGGGTCGCCGTGATCAAGGCCGGCGCCGCCACCGAGGTGGAGCTCAAGGAGCGCAAGCACCGCATCGAGGACGCGGTGCGCAACGCCAAGGCCGCGGTGGAGGAGGGCATCGTCGCCGGCGGCGGCTCCGCCCTGCTGCAGACCGCGCACGTGCTCGACGATGAGCTGGGCCTGTCCGGCGACGAGGCCACCGGCGTGCGCATCGTGCGCGCCGCCCTGGCCGCCCCGCTGCGCCAGATCGCGCTCAACGCGGGCCTGGAGGCCGGCGTCGTGGTGGAGAAGGTCGCGGGCCTGGACCGCGGCGAGGGCCTCAACGTGGCCACCGGCGAGTACGTCAACCTGATGGAGGCCGGGATCAACGACCCGGTGAAGGTGACCCGCTCCGCGCTGCAGAACGCCGCCTCCATCGCGGCGCTGTTCCTCACCACCGAGGCCGTCGTCGCGGACAAGCCGGAGCCCGCCGCCCCGGCCATGCCGGGCGGCGACGAGATGGCCGGCATGGGCGGCTTCTAG
- a CDS encoding M20/M25/M40 family metallo-hydrolase, translating into MSDFDSPDATAAARIRELVAADLDRVRAELAELVAIPSVHDDPDHPGAPAEAAAAVTRLFAEAGVELDAHETADGSIALVGERPGAPGAPTVLLYSHYDVQPAADAAAWGSDPWTLTERGGRWYGRGTADCKGNIVMHLAALRALAAAGADAPALRVVVEGSEERGGAGLADLLARRPELFAAEVILIADCGNVEVGRPTLLTTLRGSADVDVTVATLDSPVHSGSFGGAAPDALAALIRLLDSLRDEHGRTRIDDLPAGGTWEGRPWPEADFRADAGVLDGVGLLADDAAGAAVADLVWARPAVTVTGIDCPPATGAVNAVPARAAARVNLRVPAGMDPAAAQDALVAHLERRAPAHARVEIRRDEPARPFAADVTAPAVRLLSDCLAAAYGRPTGHSGQGGSIPLCADLLAANPDAELALFGVEEPACRIHSADESVHPAEIRDIAVAEALFLAALAR; encoded by the coding sequence ATGAGCGACTTCGACTCCCCCGACGCCACCGCCGCCGCGCGCATCCGCGAGCTCGTCGCCGCCGACCTGGACCGGGTCCGCGCGGAACTCGCCGAGCTGGTGGCCATCCCCAGCGTGCACGACGACCCCGACCACCCCGGCGCCCCGGCGGAGGCCGCCGCCGCGGTCACCCGGCTCTTCGCCGAGGCCGGGGTGGAGCTCGACGCGCACGAGACCGCGGACGGCTCCATCGCCCTGGTCGGCGAGCGCCCCGGCGCCCCCGGGGCGCCCACGGTGCTGCTGTACTCCCACTACGACGTGCAGCCCGCCGCCGACGCCGCCGCCTGGGGCTCCGACCCGTGGACGCTCACCGAACGCGGGGGCCGCTGGTACGGCCGCGGCACCGCCGACTGCAAGGGCAATATCGTGATGCACCTGGCGGCGCTGCGGGCGCTGGCCGCCGCCGGGGCGGACGCCCCCGCCCTCCGGGTGGTGGTGGAGGGCTCCGAGGAGCGCGGCGGGGCCGGGCTGGCGGATCTGCTCGCCCGCCGCCCGGAGCTCTTCGCCGCGGAGGTGATCCTGATCGCCGACTGCGGCAACGTCGAGGTGGGCCGGCCCACCCTGCTGACCACCCTGCGGGGCTCCGCGGACGTCGACGTCACCGTGGCCACCCTGGACTCGCCGGTGCACTCCGGCTCCTTCGGCGGCGCCGCCCCGGACGCGCTGGCCGCGCTGATCCGGCTGCTGGACTCGCTGCGCGACGAGCACGGCCGCACCCGGATCGACGATCTGCCCGCCGGGGGCACCTGGGAGGGGCGGCCCTGGCCGGAGGCGGACTTCCGCGCCGACGCCGGGGTGCTCGACGGGGTGGGCCTGCTCGCCGACGACGCCGCCGGGGCGGCGGTGGCGGATCTGGTGTGGGCCCGGCCCGCGGTGACCGTCACCGGCATCGACTGCCCGCCGGCCACCGGCGCGGTCAACGCGGTGCCCGCCCGGGCCGCCGCCCGGGTGAACCTGCGGGTGCCCGCCGGGATGGACCCGGCCGCCGCCCAGGACGCCCTCGTCGCCCACCTGGAGCGGCGGGCCCCGGCGCACGCCCGGGTGGAGATCCGGCGCGATGAGCCGGCCCGGCCCTTCGCCGCCGACGTCACCGCCCCGGCGGTGCGGCTGCTCTCCGACTGCCTGGCCGCCGCCTACGGCCGGCCCACCGGCCACTCCGGCCAGGGCGGCTCCATCCCGCTGTGCGCGGATCTGCTGGCCGCCAACCCGGACGCGGAGCTGGCCCTGTTCGGGGTGGAGGAGCCGGCCTGCCGGATCCACTCCGCCGACGAGTCGGTGCACCCCGCCGAGATCCGGGACATCGCGGTGGCCGAGGCGCTGTTCCTCGCCGCCCTGGCCCGCTGA
- a CDS encoding acetyl-CoA acetyltransferase, with the protein MFSTRTRKSTSTSMTFGAGAPARTRAADRDQPAATRTFTEDPFRARFGHRLPRGLRQEARGMDWRTFTATYSPTGGPLEIREFTAVKGLAGRSTFSATITTGRGLGGDHGTRTRRAEVTAMGPVSAVTNLMADAGYRVEILEFHQFEIFEATATFIYAAHNNSRVWTMGFGQTPEASTMTAMTCAANRLHG; encoded by the coding sequence ATGTTCTCCACCCGCACCCGCAAATCCACCTCCACGTCCATGACCTTCGGCGCGGGCGCCCCGGCGCGCACCCGCGCCGCGGACCGGGACCAGCCGGCGGCGACCCGCACCTTCACCGAGGACCCGTTCCGGGCCCGGTTCGGCCACCGGCTGCCCCGGGGGCTGCGCCAGGAGGCGCGCGGCATGGACTGGCGCACCTTCACCGCCACCTACTCCCCCACCGGCGGCCCCCTGGAGATCCGCGAGTTCACCGCGGTCAAGGGCCTGGCCGGGCGCTCCACCTTCAGCGCCACCATCACCACCGGGCGCGGCCTCGGCGGGGACCACGGCACCCGCACCCGCCGCGCCGAGGTCACCGCGATGGGCCCGGTCTCCGCGGTCACCAACCTGATGGCCGACGCCGGCTACCGGGTCGAGATCCTGGAGTTCCACCAGTTCGAGATCTTCGAGGCCACCGCGACCTTCATCTACGCGGCGCACAACAACTCCCGGGTCTGGACCATGGGCTTCGGGCAGACCCCCGAGGCCTCCACGATGACCGCGATGACCTGCGCGGCCAACCGCCTGCACGGCTGA